A part of Pseudomonadota bacterium genomic DNA contains:
- the ftcD gene encoding glutamate formimidoyltransferase, with protein MPQLIECVPNFSEGRDPAVIDAIASAIRGVSGVQLLDIDPGADTNRTVMTFVGPPEDVIEAAFQAIKTAAARIDMRRHSGAHPRMGATDVCPLIPIEGVDIATCVKLAERLGERVGRELAIPVFLYEYAARNEERRNLANIRAGEYEGLERKLADPRWAPDFGDGFNAQAGATVIGAREFLIAYNVNLNTRDKKIASDIALSVRESGRLARDDDGNPISLPDGSQARVPGMLEHVKAVGWYIEAYKQAQVSINLTNFKVSPPHVVFDAIRAEAEKRGVLVTGSELVGLIPLEALTAAGRHYLLKANRSPGVSEEELVETAIRSLGLDQLGPFDPAQKVIEYRFRSLSGPLASLPVRAFANVTASDAPAPGGGSVSALAGALAASLVAMVANLTANGLSVYQRRKPDGTALFERMCALAEDAQQLKDGLLGGVDRDTEAFNVLMGAMREKAETDAEKAAKRQAVADATKGAIAAPLETMRLACRAAALACTVGEQGNPNALSDAGVAGALALAAAQGAWYNVCINLKGLCQHRLTVTNRLFDT; from the coding sequence ATGCCGCAGCTCATCGAGTGCGTCCCGAACTTCAGCGAGGGCCGTGACCCCGCCGTCATCGATGCCATCGCATCCGCCATTCGCGGTGTGAGCGGCGTCCAGCTGCTCGACATCGATCCGGGCGCCGACACCAACCGCACCGTCATGACCTTCGTGGGGCCGCCTGAAGACGTGATCGAAGCCGCCTTCCAGGCCATCAAGACAGCGGCCGCGCGCATCGACATGCGTCGGCACAGCGGGGCGCATCCACGCATGGGCGCCACTGACGTCTGCCCGCTCATCCCCATCGAAGGCGTCGACATCGCCACGTGCGTGAAGCTCGCCGAGCGCCTGGGAGAGCGGGTGGGGCGTGAGCTCGCCATCCCGGTGTTCCTGTACGAGTACGCCGCGCGCAACGAGGAGCGCCGCAACCTCGCGAACATCCGCGCGGGCGAATACGAAGGGCTCGAGCGAAAGCTCGCCGATCCGCGCTGGGCCCCCGATTTCGGTGACGGGTTCAACGCCCAGGCGGGGGCGACGGTCATCGGCGCCCGCGAGTTCCTGATCGCCTACAACGTCAACCTCAACACCCGCGACAAGAAGATCGCCAGCGACATCGCCCTCAGTGTTCGCGAGTCCGGACGCCTTGCCCGAGACGATGACGGCAACCCGATCTCCCTGCCGGACGGTAGCCAGGCCCGGGTGCCCGGCATGCTCGAGCACGTGAAGGCCGTGGGCTGGTACATCGAGGCCTACAAGCAGGCGCAGGTCTCCATCAACCTCACCAACTTCAAGGTGAGCCCCCCGCACGTGGTCTTCGACGCCATTCGCGCCGAAGCTGAGAAGCGCGGCGTTCTCGTCACGGGCAGCGAGCTGGTGGGGCTCATCCCCCTCGAGGCGCTGACAGCAGCCGGACGGCACTACCTGCTGAAGGCGAACCGATCTCCTGGCGTGAGCGAGGAGGAGCTGGTCGAGACGGCCATCCGATCGCTGGGGCTCGACCAGCTGGGGCCCTTCGACCCCGCGCAGAAGGTCATCGAGTATCGCTTCCGCTCTCTCTCCGGACCATTGGCGTCGCTCCCGGTACGCGCGTTCGCCAACGTCACCGCGAGCGACGCGCCGGCCCCCGGCGGCGGCAGCGTGTCGGCCCTGGCGGGCGCGCTCGCGGCCTCGCTGGTGGCCATGGTGGCCAACCTCACCGCCAACGGCCTGTCGGTCTATCAGCGCCGCAAGCCCGACGGAACCGCGCTCTTCGAGCGCATGTGCGCGCTGGCTGAAGACGCGCAGCAGCTCAAGGACGGGCTGCTGGGCGGTGTCGATCGCGACACGGAGGCCTTCAACGTGCTCATGGGCGCGATGCGCGAGAAGGCCGAGACAGACGCCGAGAAGGCCGCGAAGCGACAGGCCGTGGCCGACGCGACGAAAGGCGCCATCGCAGCCCCGCTCGAGACCATGCGACTGGCGTGCAGGGCCGCGGCCCTGGCCTGCACGGTGGGCGAGCAGGGGAATCCCAATGCGCTCAGCGACGCCGGCGTGGCGGGAGCGCTCGCCCTGGCGGCGGCGCAGGGTGCGTGGTACAACGTGTGCATCAACCTGAAGGGTCTCTGCCAGCACCGCCTCACCGTCACGAATCGTCTCTTCGACACATGA
- the secG gene encoding preprotein translocase subunit SecG, translated as MLPQLYLNLCIKSWAFLAQAVPAAPAASGVPAGVAPGAPPALPGAVASGLPAAAPPTLPAAVASGLPAAAPPTLPGAGVPQMPMTVAPQVNTMVPPIEAQSSAHPVLHGLLLTVYFLTCIGLVGCVMFQTTKNEGLSGVIGGTVSSSVFRGKKSADEQLSQWTTRFAVLFIVLSLVLWLGWGRAARAI; from the coding sequence TTGCTTCCCCAGCTCTATCTCAACCTCTGCATCAAGTCCTGGGCATTCCTGGCGCAGGCCGTGCCCGCCGCCCCAGCCGCCTCTGGCGTTCCCGCTGGCGTTGCCCCAGGCGCTCCTCCCGCGCTGCCGGGCGCCGTCGCATCCGGCCTGCCTGCCGCAGCGCCACCCACGCTCCCGGCCGCTGTCGCATCCGGCCTTCCGGCCGCTGCGCCGCCCACGCTTCCGGGGGCAGGCGTTCCGCAGATGCCCATGACCGTCGCTCCCCAGGTGAACACCATGGTGCCTCCCATCGAGGCGCAGAGCAGCGCACACCCTGTGCTGCACGGCCTGCTCCTGACCGTGTACTTCCTCACCTGCATCGGCCTGGTCGGCTGCGTCATGTTCCAGACCACCAAGAACGAGGGGCTGTCCGGTGTGATCGGCGGCACCGTGAGCTCGTCTGTGTTCCGGGGCAAGAAGAGCGCCGACGAGCAGCTCAGCCAGTGGACAACCCGCTTCGCAGTGCTGTTCATCGTGCTCTCGCTGGTGCTCTGGCTGGGCTGGGGCCGCGCCGCGCGAGCGATCTGA
- a CDS encoding GAF domain-containing protein, whose product MWASTSTPPKSLPPPVDWPKRGLSMYGIDRSAPSNGSRVVVSDDRTVKPVLEAMASALRLSISLCDSQGDAVLCVTHGDDPLHPLLTGQSSARTRLIEAVSAPLTRVPLAGEARAWVLPVEVHGHRVSTLICGPTFSKRPSEAQVVALLDAIGPRLLLTPRLMADAAIVPDDRLSEVEASLASLRQVLLSLLEERRRQHRTVGTLTTIHKIGEMVTSNLRPDDVLESVLEGALELLRAEEGSVMLLNAERTDLTIAVSRGLSPDIVASTRVAMGEGVSGQVAQEGKARILPSGKAQTTSGEVLKSALCVPLVSGEKVIGVLNIKGRRDGSDFTEDDLALVSIMASQAAAAIANAQTYDRARKRATEMSALFSIGTAINSELERNQVLQRVLDHAIELLDSTQGSIMLLNEESQELVVEVACGLPEEVVNSVRLRLGEGIAGKVAKSGKPLLLHKGEQHHDSRSTREKHSALSVPLLVRDRVTGVINISARRDSGDFTDEHLHLLVNMANQAAIAIENAKLHNELHELFVSSITALANAIDARDPYTRGHSERVAVYSVRIGERVGLFGRDLDFLRYASLLHDVGKINIRDEILNKPGRLTDDEFAIMKRHPEYGAAIMMPVKAFQKIIPFMFYHHERYCSGGGYPVGLSGDAIPLEARVISVADAYDAMTSHRPYRRALSIDQAVQELIKNSGAQFDPKLVDIFLQILEEDPVFARSGIEASSRAETEGWIRASVNGMFSPRGGSPVSPRPRIPSTG is encoded by the coding sequence ATGTGGGCTTCAACGTCGACGCCCCCGAAGAGCTTGCCACCGCCCGTCGACTGGCCGAAGCGGGGTCTTAGCATGTACGGCATCGATCGATCGGCACCGTCAAACGGATCTCGCGTTGTGGTGAGCGATGACCGCACGGTCAAGCCCGTCCTCGAAGCCATGGCCTCTGCCCTGCGGCTCTCCATCTCTCTCTGCGACAGCCAGGGCGACGCAGTTCTCTGTGTCACACACGGCGACGACCCGCTCCACCCGCTCCTTACAGGGCAGTCCTCTGCGCGGACCCGACTGATCGAAGCCGTCAGCGCCCCCCTGACCCGCGTCCCCCTGGCGGGAGAAGCACGGGCCTGGGTCCTTCCCGTCGAGGTTCACGGCCACCGCGTCAGCACCCTCATCTGCGGACCGACCTTCTCCAAGCGCCCCAGCGAGGCGCAGGTGGTCGCGCTGCTCGACGCCATCGGCCCACGCCTGCTTCTCACCCCGCGCCTCATGGCTGACGCAGCGATCGTGCCCGATGACCGACTGAGCGAGGTGGAAGCAAGCCTCGCCTCGCTGCGACAGGTGCTGCTCTCCCTCCTCGAAGAGCGGCGGCGACAGCATCGCACCGTGGGAACCCTCACCACCATTCACAAGATCGGTGAGATGGTGACCTCGAACCTTCGCCCCGACGACGTTCTCGAGAGCGTACTCGAGGGGGCGCTCGAGCTGCTGAGAGCGGAAGAAGGATCGGTGATGCTGCTCAACGCCGAGCGCACCGATCTCACCATCGCGGTCTCACGCGGCCTCAGCCCAGACATCGTGGCGTCGACTCGGGTGGCGATGGGCGAGGGGGTTTCCGGCCAGGTCGCACAGGAAGGCAAGGCGCGCATCCTTCCCAGCGGAAAGGCCCAGACGACGAGCGGCGAGGTCTTGAAGTCAGCGCTCTGCGTTCCCCTGGTATCTGGCGAGAAGGTCATCGGCGTGCTCAACATCAAGGGCCGTCGCGACGGCAGCGACTTCACCGAAGACGACCTGGCCCTCGTATCGATCATGGCTTCCCAGGCCGCGGCCGCCATCGCGAACGCACAGACCTACGACCGAGCCCGCAAGCGCGCCACCGAGATGAGCGCGCTGTTCTCCATCGGCACCGCCATCAACTCAGAGCTCGAGCGCAACCAGGTCCTGCAGCGCGTTCTCGACCACGCCATCGAGCTGCTCGACTCGACGCAAGGGTCGATCATGCTTCTCAACGAGGAGTCGCAGGAGCTCGTGGTCGAGGTCGCCTGCGGGCTGCCGGAGGAAGTGGTGAACAGCGTGCGCCTGCGTCTCGGCGAGGGCATCGCGGGGAAGGTCGCCAAATCCGGCAAGCCGCTGCTGCTGCACAAGGGCGAGCAGCACCACGACTCACGCAGCACCCGAGAGAAGCACTCAGCCCTATCGGTGCCCCTGCTCGTGCGCGACCGCGTCACCGGTGTCATCAACATCAGCGCCCGTCGCGACAGCGGAGACTTCACCGACGAGCACCTCCATCTTCTGGTCAACATGGCCAACCAGGCCGCCATCGCCATCGAGAACGCCAAGCTCCACAACGAGCTGCACGAGCTCTTCGTCTCGAGCATCACCGCCCTGGCCAACGCCATCGATGCCCGCGACCCCTACACCCGCGGGCACTCCGAGCGCGTGGCGGTCTACTCGGTGCGCATCGGCGAGCGCGTGGGGCTGTTCGGAAGAGATCTCGACTTCCTTCGCTATGCCTCGTTGCTGCACGATGTGGGCAAGATCAACATTCGCGACGAGATCCTCAACAAGCCGGGCCGCCTGACCGATGACGAGTTTGCGATCATGAAGCGTCACCCGGAGTACGGCGCGGCCATCATGATGCCCGTGAAGGCATTCCAGAAGATCATCCCGTTCATGTTCTACCACCACGAGCGCTACTGCTCGGGAGGAGGCTACCCCGTCGGGCTCAGCGGCGACGCCATCCCGCTCGAGGCGCGGGTCATCTCTGTGGCTGACGCCTACGACGCCATGACCAGCCATCGCCCCTACCGCAGGGCGCTCTCCATCGATCAGGCCGTCCAGGAGCTGATCAAGAACAGCGGCGCGCAGTTCGACCCCAAGCTGGTCGACATCTTCCTGCAGATCCTCGAAGAGGACCCGGTCTTCGCCCGAAGCGGAATCGAGGCGAGCTCGAGAGCCGAGACGGAAGGCTGGATTCGCGCATCGGTAAACGGGATGTTCAGCCCGCGTGGCGGGTCGCCCGTGAGCCCGCGCCCCCGCATCCCTTCGACCGGCTAG
- a CDS encoding phosphoglycerate kinase, translating to MNKASIRDIDVRGKCVLVRVDFNVPLDHGKVADDTRLLAALPTIRHIIDNGGRVVLMSHLGRPKGKVNADLRLAPVAERLAILLTRPVTALDDCVGERVEQAVKWAPPASVMLLENLRFYAEEEKNDPAFAAQLAKLGDIYCNDAFGSAHRAHASTAGVCDHLPSYAGLLMEKEITFLGKVLHDPAHPFVSILGGAKVADKIAVLKNLLGPVDRFIIGGGMAFTFLHVEGKKIGRSLLDPNPENARAFLEEARALGKQVLLPVDVVVAPALADGVPTQVVSVDAIPDDMMGLDIGPRSVERFAAALADSRTVLWNGPMGVFENPLFADGTKRLAEVVASTQATTVLGGGDTAAAAEQMGVAAKMTHISTGGGASLEFLEGRELPGVARLLDADAKVGG from the coding sequence ATGAACAAGGCCAGCATCAGAGACATCGACGTTCGCGGCAAGTGCGTGCTCGTGCGCGTCGACTTCAACGTTCCCCTCGATCACGGCAAGGTGGCCGACGACACCCGTCTCCTCGCCGCCCTGCCCACCATCCGCCACATCATCGACAACGGCGGACGGGTGGTGCTGATGTCGCACCTGGGAAGACCGAAGGGCAAGGTGAACGCCGACCTGCGCCTCGCTCCCGTCGCTGAGCGCCTGGCGATCCTGCTCACGCGCCCGGTCACCGCACTCGACGACTGCGTTGGCGAGCGGGTGGAACAAGCGGTGAAGTGGGCTCCGCCCGCCAGCGTGATGCTCCTCGAGAACCTGCGCTTCTACGCCGAGGAGGAGAAGAATGACCCGGCGTTTGCCGCGCAGCTGGCGAAGCTGGGCGACATCTACTGCAACGACGCGTTCGGCAGCGCGCACCGCGCCCACGCATCGACCGCGGGGGTGTGCGACCATCTGCCATCGTACGCGGGCCTGCTGATGGAGAAGGAGATCACCTTCCTCGGAAAGGTGCTGCACGACCCGGCCCACCCCTTCGTGTCCATTCTCGGCGGGGCCAAGGTGGCCGACAAGATCGCGGTTCTGAAGAACCTCCTGGGGCCGGTCGACCGCTTCATCATCGGCGGCGGCATGGCGTTCACGTTCCTGCACGTCGAGGGAAAGAAGATCGGGCGCTCCCTGCTCGATCCGAACCCGGAGAACGCCCGCGCGTTCCTCGAGGAGGCGCGGGCCCTCGGCAAGCAGGTGCTGCTGCCCGTCGACGTCGTGGTGGCGCCCGCCCTTGCCGACGGCGTGCCCACGCAGGTGGTCTCGGTCGATGCGATCCCCGACGACATGATGGGCCTCGATATCGGTCCGAGATCTGTGGAGCGCTTCGCGGCCGCCCTGGCCGACAGTCGCACGGTGCTGTGGAACGGCCCCATGGGCGTCTTTGAGAACCCCCTGTTCGCCGACGGCACGAAGCGGCTGGCCGAAGTGGTGGCCAGCACGCAGGCCACCACCGTGCTGGGCGGTGGCGATACCGCGGCCGCCGCAGAGCAGATGGGGGTTGCCGCGAAGATGACGCACATCTCGACGGGCGGGGGCGCGTCCCTCGAGTTCCTCGAGGGACGCGAGCTCCCCGGCGTGGCGCGCCTCCTCGACGCTGACGCAAAGGTAGGTGGCTAG
- a CDS encoding cystathionine gamma-synthase: protein MKSDADLTSLGFETRAIHAGQAPEGLTGAVSVPIFQTSTYAQEALGKPYQGIYEYARTENPTRKALETCIASLEGGEYGLAFSSGLAATNNLMNLLKAGDHVIVGDDVYGGTYRLFTRVFEKFGLTFDFVDTADAAALESRVRPNTRMLWIETPTNPLLKLTDLEAAAAFCRRHNLISVVDNTFMSPYNQRPLEAGIDIVVHSATKYLGGHSDVVLGLMATRSKEIFENQKFHQNAVGAVCGPFDAFLVMRGLKTLAVRMERHAANATILAGLLSAHEGVERVYYPGLPSDPQHALAKRQMRTSGGMISFVVRGGLEAARAFMESLKIFTLAESLGGVESLADHPAIMTHASIPPARRAELGITDGLVRLSVGIESIDDLRADVTQALEAAARVAGRSAASV from the coding sequence ATGAAGAGCGATGCAGATCTGACCTCCCTGGGCTTCGAGACCCGAGCAATCCACGCTGGACAAGCGCCAGAAGGCCTCACCGGCGCGGTGAGCGTCCCCATCTTCCAGACCTCGACCTACGCGCAGGAGGCCCTGGGCAAGCCCTACCAGGGCATCTACGAGTACGCGCGCACCGAGAACCCCACGCGCAAAGCCCTCGAGACCTGCATCGCATCCCTCGAGGGGGGCGAGTACGGCCTCGCGTTCTCGTCCGGCCTCGCCGCCACCAACAACCTCATGAACCTGCTCAAGGCCGGCGATCACGTCATCGTGGGCGATGACGTGTACGGCGGAACCTATCGCCTGTTCACGCGCGTGTTCGAGAAGTTCGGCCTGACGTTCGATTTCGTCGACACCGCTGACGCCGCGGCGCTCGAATCGCGCGTTCGACCGAACACCCGCATGCTCTGGATCGAGACGCCCACCAATCCGCTGCTCAAGCTCACCGATCTCGAGGCCGCAGCCGCCTTCTGCCGGCGCCACAACCTGATCTCCGTTGTCGACAACACGTTCATGAGCCCGTACAACCAGCGCCCGCTCGAGGCCGGAATCGACATCGTGGTGCACAGCGCCACGAAGTACCTGGGCGGTCACAGCGACGTTGTCCTGGGACTGATGGCCACCCGCTCAAAGGAGATCTTCGAGAACCAGAAGTTTCACCAGAATGCCGTTGGGGCGGTGTGCGGGCCGTTCGATGCCTTTCTCGTGATGCGCGGCCTCAAGACACTGGCGGTTCGCATGGAGCGCCATGCGGCAAACGCGACGATCCTGGCCGGACTTCTCAGCGCGCACGAGGGCGTAGAGCGGGTCTACTACCCCGGGCTGCCGTCAGATCCCCAGCACGCCCTGGCGAAGCGGCAGATGCGCACGTCCGGCGGCATGATCTCGTTCGTGGTTCGCGGGGGGCTCGAGGCCGCACGAGCCTTCATGGAGAGCCTGAAGATCTTCACCCTGGCCGAGAGCCTGGGCGGCGTGGAATCGCTGGCCGACCATCCGGCCATCATGACCCACGCCAGCATCCCCCCCGCCCGCCGCGCAGAGCTCGGCATCACCGACGGGCTGGTTCGCCTGTCGGTGGGCATCGAATCCATCGACGACCTTCGGGCTGACGTGACACAGGCCCTCGAAGCCGCGGCACGCGTGGCCGGCCGCAGTGCGGCATCTGTCTGA
- a CDS encoding triose-phosphate isomerase: MQRIPLLAGNWKMHKTVRDAVGLVEALCERLDVPGHASDREVLVCPPFTALSAVNAIVSRKGRIRLGCQNVWWAEKGAFTGEVSAEMAKDAGCRYVIVGHSERRALFGDTDALCQKKVRAVLDWGMSAILCVGESLEEREAGLTRSKVEGQVRAGLAGVSTAEGDHLVIAYEPIWAIGTGKSDTPQNANETCGHIRSVLGEVLGESVAAKIRIQYGGSVKPDNIDAYMAQPHIDGALVGGASLEAASFLRIVEFH; the protein is encoded by the coding sequence ATGCAACGCATTCCCCTTCTTGCCGGCAACTGGAAGATGCACAAGACGGTGCGCGACGCCGTTGGTCTCGTCGAGGCCCTCTGCGAGCGACTCGACGTTCCCGGGCACGCCAGCGATCGAGAGGTGCTGGTGTGCCCGCCGTTCACTGCGCTGAGCGCGGTGAACGCCATCGTCTCCCGAAAAGGTCGAATCCGCCTGGGCTGCCAGAACGTCTGGTGGGCCGAGAAGGGGGCCTTCACGGGCGAGGTCTCGGCCGAGATGGCCAAGGATGCAGGGTGCCGCTACGTCATCGTGGGCCACTCCGAGCGACGGGCGCTCTTCGGCGACACCGACGCCCTCTGCCAGAAGAAGGTGCGGGCGGTGCTCGACTGGGGCATGTCGGCGATTCTGTGCGTCGGTGAATCCCTCGAGGAGCGTGAAGCGGGGCTGACCCGAAGCAAGGTCGAGGGTCAGGTGCGAGCGGGCCTCGCGGGGGTGTCGACAGCCGAGGGCGATCACCTGGTCATCGCCTACGAGCCCATCTGGGCCATCGGCACGGGCAAGAGCGACACCCCGCAGAACGCAAACGAGACCTGCGGCCACATCCGCAGCGTGCTCGGTGAGGTGCTGGGCGAGTCGGTGGCGGCGAAGATCCGCATCCAGTACGGGGGCAGCGTGAAGCCAGACAACATCGACGCCTACATGGCCCAGCCCCACATCGACGGCGCCCTGGTGGGAGGCGCCAGCCTCGAAGCGGCCTCGTTCCTGCGCATCGTCGAGTTCCACTGA
- the ispE gene encoding 4-(cytidine 5'-diphospho)-2-C-methyl-D-erythritol kinase produces MSIETACFSAHGAAPAKLNLALEITGVTPDGFHGLRSIMISLELADRLSIEGRGPLSSSPNVRLRVSGGGEDVPVDGSNLVVRAIMAYISATGGRAPAELDVALTKRIPSQAGLGGGSADAGAALRMLAEMATSSATSPLSRPALLEVAARLGSDVPFMVEGGAALAEGRGERLTALRVPEAFWAVLVQPEERIPTAWCYRRWDELTGGRPSPAAQGRVDAVLHALQTGDLAGVAANLYNDLQDAVMERYPHLETILLTLREGGCEGALMTGSGSVFFGLARNRAAAREAAALIRGRGLGHTLITRTWREVR; encoded by the coding sequence GTGAGCATCGAAACCGCCTGTTTCAGCGCGCATGGTGCGGCCCCCGCAAAGCTGAACCTGGCACTCGAGATCACGGGGGTCACCCCAGACGGCTTCCACGGCCTGCGCTCGATCATGATCAGTCTCGAGCTTGCAGACCGACTCTCCATCGAGGGTCGCGGTCCACTGTCATCGTCACCGAACGTCCGCTTGCGTGTCAGCGGCGGCGGTGAAGATGTCCCCGTCGATGGCAGCAATCTCGTTGTCCGGGCGATCATGGCCTACATCAGCGCCACGGGCGGCCGAGCCCCCGCAGAGCTCGACGTGGCTCTCACCAAGCGCATCCCTTCGCAGGCCGGGCTGGGGGGAGGCAGCGCAGATGCCGGCGCCGCACTGCGCATGCTTGCTGAGATGGCCACGAGCAGCGCTACGTCGCCGCTCTCGCGACCTGCTCTCCTCGAGGTGGCAGCCCGCCTCGGCTCAGACGTGCCGTTCATGGTGGAGGGTGGGGCCGCACTGGCCGAAGGGCGCGGCGAGCGCCTCACGGCGCTGCGCGTGCCAGAGGCCTTCTGGGCGGTTCTGGTGCAGCCGGAAGAGCGCATCCCCACGGCCTGGTGCTACCGACGATGGGACGAGCTCACGGGAGGACGCCCCTCGCCCGCGGCCCAGGGTCGCGTCGATGCTGTCTTGCACGCGTTGCAGACGGGAGATCTGGCAGGGGTTGCGGCGAACTTGTACAATGACCTCCAGGATGCGGTGATGGAGCGCTACCCTCACCTCGAGACGATTCTGCTGACCCTCAGGGAAGGCGGTTGCGAGGGGGCGCTGATGACCGGAAGCGGCTCGGTCTTCTTCGGCCTCGCTCGGAACCGGGCGGCCGCGCGTGAAGCCGCGGCGCTCATCCGCGGGCGCGGCCTGGGTCACACCTTGATCACTCGAACATGGCGGGAGGTACGATGA
- a CDS encoding DUF3857 domain-containing protein, which translates to MRQLHATVLTASLLWVGALSHAWSAPTAAPSPASSPPTRASERTATSPFADAPGKEKFPDASAIILKDDIQATINADGTSELVEYDAIKVLDRNGVERFGRTSRVYDSRTETLEVTEARVTSPSGQVTTVPASAVTDAVASGFTHSPLYQRLHMKTITFGEVAEGAVVEFKLTHRRRVPWPAKRFWEISYTQDFEPIVDTRFTLDTPDRLAVEIATPGMLGLQPDEVKRFNGRTVLRWHLENRPALAQEAAMPPLRQISTQIQVSSFTSWDDFATWARTVWEAALAPDAGITAKTAALVSRQTTDDGRIRAIMAWLDKEKPLAKGEVDLDTLPPATAAEAFKAVDLVAQDRAVLLAAMLRAANVRAYPALVATSDYGDPTRGTPSLQQFNRVLVAVATPAGWQWLDPAASAPGVLGPGRNDRPALVLNGQGQLTTTELTPPHANREEIRGVARLDTDGSMETRLVLTEHGANNILWRSMVNSTSQKEQQQVFQLIVANINPTAVLRDFYVPSSSDGPLQLTIGFEESRAGSRPSDGEGFQFAIPLTPQRRLISYAELPADRRKYPVVLGSTTYEERRLDIVIPSGWTVKTLPHSVTRSNTVGSLQIDVRADARGIHYFSRIVLRHPEVTLAQYPQLKELMDLMATATKERVVLIPPPTRSTPR; encoded by the coding sequence ATGCGCCAGCTCCACGCGACCGTACTGACCGCCAGCCTGCTCTGGGTGGGAGCGCTCTCCCACGCCTGGAGCGCCCCCACCGCCGCGCCTTCCCCTGCGTCGTCGCCGCCGACGCGCGCCAGCGAGAGAACGGCGACCTCGCCCTTCGCCGACGCGCCGGGCAAGGAGAAGTTCCCGGACGCCTCCGCCATCATCCTGAAGGACGACATCCAGGCGACAATCAATGCCGATGGCACGTCTGAATTGGTGGAGTACGACGCCATCAAGGTTCTCGACCGCAACGGCGTCGAGCGCTTCGGGCGGACGTCCCGCGTGTACGACTCGAGAACAGAGACCCTCGAGGTGACCGAAGCCCGGGTCACCAGCCCATCCGGGCAGGTGACGACCGTTCCCGCAAGCGCGGTCACCGACGCTGTTGCGAGCGGATTCACGCACTCCCCGCTGTATCAGCGCCTGCACATGAAGACCATCACGTTCGGCGAGGTGGCCGAAGGCGCGGTGGTCGAGTTCAAGCTCACCCATCGCCGTCGCGTGCCGTGGCCCGCGAAGCGCTTCTGGGAGATCTCGTACACCCAGGACTTCGAGCCCATCGTCGACACGCGCTTCACCCTCGACACGCCCGATCGGCTCGCCGTCGAGATCGCCACGCCCGGCATGCTCGGGCTCCAGCCCGATGAGGTGAAACGCTTTAACGGGCGCACGGTTCTGCGCTGGCATCTCGAGAACCGCCCCGCCCTCGCACAAGAAGCCGCCATGCCCCCCTTGCGCCAGATCTCCACGCAGATCCAGGTCAGCAGCTTCACCTCGTGGGATGACTTCGCGACCTGGGCACGAACAGTCTGGGAGGCGGCCCTCGCCCCGGATGCCGGCATCACCGCGAAGACCGCGGCCCTCGTGAGCCGGCAGACCACTGACGACGGGCGCATCCGCGCCATCATGGCCTGGCTCGACAAGGAGAAGCCCCTGGCCAAGGGCGAGGTCGACCTCGACACGCTGCCTCCCGCCACCGCGGCTGAAGCCTTCAAGGCCGTCGATCTCGTGGCCCAGGACCGTGCCGTGCTTCTCGCGGCCATGCTTCGCGCGGCCAACGTCCGTGCCTACCCCGCCCTCGTCGCCACCTCCGACTACGGTGATCCTACCCGAGGCACACCGTCGCTGCAGCAGTTCAACCGCGTTCTCGTCGCCGTGGCTACACCTGCCGGGTGGCAGTGGCTCGACCCCGCGGCGAGCGCGCCTGGCGTGCTGGGTCCCGGACGCAACGACCGCCCGGCCCTGGTTCTCAACGGCCAGGGGCAGCTCACCACCACAGAGCTGACGCCCCCGCACGCAAACCGCGAGGAGATCCGGGGGGTGGCGCGTCTCGACACCGATGGGTCGATGGAGACGCGTCTGGTTCTCACCGAGCATGGCGCGAACAACATCCTCTGGCGCTCGATGGTGAACAGCACCAGCCAGAAGGAGCAGCAGCAAGTCTTCCAGCTCATCGTGGCCAACATCAATCCGACCGCCGTGCTGCGCGACTTCTACGTGCCGAGCTCGAGCGATGGCCCGCTGCAGCTGACCATCGGCTTCGAGGAGTCGCGCGCGGGAAGCCGCCCCAGCGACGGTGAGGGGTTCCAGTTCGCCATTCCCCTTACGCCGCAGCGACGCCTCATCAGCTACGCCGAGCTGCCTGCCGACCGTCGCAAGTATCCGGTCGTGCTGGGCTCCACCACCTATGAAGAGCGACGGCTCGACATCGTGATCCCCTCAGGGTGGACCGTGAAGACACTCCCCCACTCGGTGACCCGCAGCAACACTGTGGGCTCTCTTCAGATCGACGTTCGCGCCGATGCGCGAGGCATCCACTACTTCAGCCGCATCGTGCTGAGGCATCCCGAGGTCACCCTGGCCCAGTATCCGCAGCTCAAGGAGCTCATGGACCTGATGGCGACAGCAACGAAAGAGCGGGTGGTCCTGATCCCGCCGCCAACCCGGTCGACCCCGCGGTGA